The following DNA comes from Streptomyces sp. Ag109_O5-10.
CCGGCCAGCGGTTGGTGCCGTCGCCGACGTACGCGGCGACGCCCTTCTCCCGGGCCACGCCGATCAGCCGGGGCACGAAGCCCTGGTCGCCGCGGCCGTGCACCGACGGGGCCAGCCGCACCACCGCGCTGCGCACGCCGCGCCCGGCGAGGGCGAGCGCCGCGAGGTCGGGATCGGCGCGGTAGGTGCCCGGTACCGGAGTGTCCTCCTCCGTCGCCACCCCGTCGACCGAGGCCAGCATCATGGTGCCCGAGGTCACCACGAAGGGCCGGTCCGAGCCCTCCAGCGCGGTGCCGACCGCCTCGATCACCCGCAGGTCGGCCTCGGCCGCGCGGGTGAGGTCCGGGAGGGCGTCGTGGTTGAAGGCCAGGTGGATCACGCCGTCGGTACCGGCTGCCGCGCGGGCCAGGTCCCCGGGGTCGTCGAGGCTGCCGCGGTGCACTTCGGCGCCCGCCGCCCGCAGGGCCTCGGCCGACTTCGCCGAGCGGGCGAGGGCGAGCACCCGGTGGCCCGCGCCGAGGAGTTCGGGGATGACGGCGGAGCCGATGAAGCCGCTGCCGCCGGTGACGAATACCCGCATGGTGGGTGCTCCTTCGAGGGAGGGGGTCGGGCTTCCATCGTTCGGGCGGCGGGCTGCCGGCGTCCAAAGCCTCTTTCGCAAGACGCCATGCGTTTCCGGCATGAGCGCAG
Coding sequences within:
- a CDS encoding SDR family oxidoreductase, encoding MRVFVTGGSGFIGSAVIPELLGAGHRVLALARSAKSAEALRAAGAEVHRGSLDDPGDLARAAAGTDGVIHLAFNHDALPDLTRAAEADLRVIEAVGTALEGSDRPFVVTSGTMMLASVDGVATEEDTPVPGTYRADPDLAALALAGRGVRSAVVRLAPSVHGRGDQGFVPRLIGVAREKGVAAYVGDGTNRWPAVHRLDAARLFRLALESAPAGTGLHGAADEGVPFKDIAAAIGGGLGVPVRSVPADEAQAHFGWLGLAAAVDNATSSERTRNLLGWKPEQPGLIQDLAEGHYFGAP